The Candidatus Neomarinimicrobiota bacterium genome includes a window with the following:
- a CDS encoding hemerythrin domain-containing protein — MKPTEQLVDEHESITAMLDITAKVCDNLESGQEVPSDHLEQIVEFIREFADRCHHGKEEDLLFSTMEEAGFSTEEGPIAVMLSEHTVGRDYVKKMAEAATSYREGDHKVIPTFVDNARGFVYLLRDHIYKENNILYPMADSRLTHEDQSKLKREFQRVNEESIGLEKIEYLLGLKDELKSIYLS, encoded by the coding sequence CAGCTATGCTTGACATCACTGCCAAGGTTTGTGACAATCTTGAATCCGGCCAGGAAGTCCCTTCAGATCATCTTGAACAGATTGTAGAATTCATCAGAGAATTTGCAGACAGATGCCATCACGGAAAGGAGGAGGATCTCCTTTTCTCCACCATGGAAGAAGCGGGTTTTTCCACGGAAGAAGGCCCTATTGCTGTTATGCTGTCGGAACATACTGTAGGACGGGATTATGTAAAGAAAATGGCAGAAGCTGCTACATCGTACCGGGAAGGTGATCACAAGGTAATCCCAACCTTCGTGGACAATGCCCGAGGATTTGTTTATCTGCTGAGAGATCATATCTATAAGGAAAATAACATCCTCTACCCCATGGCGGACAGTCGTCTTACTCATGAAGATCAGTCCAAACTAAAACGTGAGTTTCAAAGGGTGAATGAGGAATCTATAGGTTTGGAGAAGATCGAATACCTGCTCGGACTCAAGGATGAGCTGAAGTCAATCTATCTCTCGTAG
- the mce gene encoding methylmalonyl-CoA epimerase translates to MRVLGIEHIAIATDDLDRDAPFWCHVLNIPHRTTEGVSAEGVITDIYDTGRGKVELLSELGEDSPIRKFLEKRGRGIHHLCLEVEKLDEAVAELKANGIRLVSDEPSIGAEGYRIIFVHPESAGGVLVELAEKP, encoded by the coding sequence ATGAGAGTTCTCGGTATCGAACATATCGCCATCGCAACAGATGACCTCGACCGGGATGCGCCGTTCTGGTGCCATGTTCTGAATATCCCGCATCGCACTACGGAAGGTGTATCGGCTGAAGGGGTGATCACTGATATCTACGATACGGGACGAGGCAAGGTTGAACTACTATCGGAACTTGGGGAAGACTCACCCATCCGAAAGTTCCTGGAGAAGCGGGGAAGAGGGATTCATCACCTCTGTCTTGAAGTTGAGAAACTGGACGAGGCAGTTGCTGAGCTGAAGGCCAACGGCATCCGTCTTGTTTCTGATGAGCCGAGCATCGGAGCCGAAGGCTATAGAATCATCTTTGTGCATCCTGAGAGCGCCGGCGGGGTGCTGGTAGAACTGGCTGAAAAGCCGTAG